The Theileria parva strain Muguga chromosome 1, complete sequence, whole genome shotgun sequence DNA window TATAAGCatattattacacagttagttatataatttagttatatCAGTACCTGTGTAAATTTGATAACTCCACTACATCACCGTCCATTATTCCTATCAACCCTATACCGTtcattaatactataaaaagataatagtattaaccACTAATTGTGTAGTAAAACTGTGTTAAAAAGTACCAATTCCTGATGAAGCtaaatattgtaataaAGGAGAGCCTAGACCGCCAGCGCCAATAACTAAAACTGCACAAGAACTGATTGAGCGATAAATATCATCAGAGTGAGAATTAGAACTCATGTCGTGAAGAGCGATGTACTGTGAATTGTATCGTTTTGATGTTTTCATATCCATACATGAGCAATAGGGCAACTCTACACTCTTACATATGTTTACTCCTTTAACACCATTAACATTGTTAGTAGTGTTGACTTTTGGAGGCCATTTGGGcttatttaataaaaaatcattaaaatcattGTGTTTACCAGTTGTTTGgctattatttacattattaagATCGGGGGAAGCAGTAGGATACTTAAGGCATCCAGAGGATTTATGGTACTTATCAACGTTAATTGATAAATCCTTCCAGTCCTCAAAATCAAGCATTTTTTAGACAAATTGAATCAAATTCATACttcactaaaaataattaataaaagttACAAAAAAGGgattaaaataacaattataatacCGGTAcaacaattatattaatagaataataattatgataacaggataatagtattacaataataaatcattaattaggcaataaaaataaaatattatgaaGGAATTGTTCCCGAATGAAAAAGAAATTCAAGGATATTTTCCCCACAGATGTTATCTTTATTAATCATATTAACACATTGTTATGTCTTCAATACATTTCAATTTAATGCGTAATTTTGCTCACTATTCATTGTGTAGTCTTCCAAAAcacataaaattttgttcccatttttaaaatcacgTGATattgtaaatgtgtaagttattttaattgaaATTTGAAGGTTCGTgtaattttgaaatttttaaccttttctGAAATTTCAccaatttttataattttcctAAATTTTCTCAAAAAGACTAAATCGACCAAAATATGATGTGAATTGTCTTGTGAATTATGCCAGATGGATTCCGAAGTTTTCTTTGAAAGTCGCCCCAAAAAGAGAACTTTAGATTCTCCCACCGATGATACCCTGAATTCGCCCGTTGTTAAACAGCCGAATACAAATACCGTTTCCAATACAAATACAacatcaaataatttacttgGTAATACCAGTTATTCTAGTAATACAGGTAAAAAACTAATTacactaatagtatacttTGTATAGTGTTATTCACTGGTATATACAACTGAATACCATATCATACTGATTCATAGTTGTAATGTGTTATAGGTTTGAATGGTTTTGAAACGATAAGGGTAAGTAGTATAGAGCAGGAAGAATATTACAATGTTGACCATTCTACTGATAAGTCGTCTTTGACAAGACAGTTTTTGAACAGTTTTCTGGTTGATTTTACAGAGGATGAGCTGGCTGCCAAGCGCACTGTCGAAACCATTTACAATGCCAGCCGCTCTTTCTCCTACACATATCGCAGTCTACACGAAGCTTTTTTCACAAAATCCACACAATTAACCACACTTTTGCCCTTCGTTAAGGCAATCTCCTCAGTAGCTGATACAGCTATTCTACTCTCCACAATGAACTCCAAGAACTCCTCCACCAATACTAATACCACTAACACTAGTAACAATAAATCCAGCACTAATGCTAACAATGTTAATGGAAAGGTGGATCCAGTTTCCAGTGGAGTGCTGATGAATTAtgaattaataatgttggGGATTTTCcgtaaattttatttaaaattgcATGAATTTGAAAGTTTGGAAGGTAATAGGACCTGGGAGAAGGTGTTAGAGCTGATGGAAGCTCTGTTGAAGGACGGAGTTTTTAAGGAATTGCGCGGTTTGTTCAGTcaagtgtataatatagaGCAGATGAACTACGGAGATTTTAAACGTTATTTAACTGATTTTAGACTGTATTTAACTCACTTACAGGATGAGTTATACCCTAAAAGTGGGAATAAACGCAAATTAGCCTCAGTTTCAGAGAGTTTTTCACTCCAAAACTGCATTGACTTTATAAATTTCATAAATCGCGAGCTGGACAACTTGAGAAAACTGCTTCTCAATGTTGTTAAGCATGTCATGAACACACCTGTAACTGATTCTCTCACCTCAATCCTCAATAAACTCtcgaataattttaatgatcCTGATAAGGCGAACTCTGCTAGTGGTGGTAGTGGTGGCCAAGTGGAGGATGAAAAGTGTATAttaaagtgtgtaaatatgttattGGAGGAGGAATCGCTGTTTTACGTAGTAGACGGTCAGATAGAACataatgtaaatatgtgtCTGGAAAAATACAATAACATGTATAAGGCGTACGAGGAGGAAGTTAGGAGGCGTTCTGACGCAGTATCGGAGTTTGAGAAGAAGAGGAAATTTAAACGTGACTCGGTACAATATGTTCTGGACCGCCTTGCCGAGGTTAATTCGCCCACTCTTGCAAACAACTTTAAGAACCCGTTTTACACTGTCGGGCTCTCCCCAAAATTGTGTACTAAGGAATCCTTCCGCAAGTACGCAAAGAAGCTGAAAATGCTTCTACATCCCGACACTGAACATGATGCAGACTGGAAGCAAAAGGCTGAAAAGGCATTTAAAGAAGCCTCTCTAGCACTCGATCAGTGTGTTAAGTTGCTTGAAACTTTCTCAGCCTCACTTTACAGAGTTGGACCAGCTCCGCCATATCTCTCACATCTCAACATTGTCCTACCTCCAAACAgtacattttacacttcTACCAGTAGTAACACTACTACTAATGAAAGTACCCCTAGTGACGAGGACACAAAGGCGAAAGAGGTCCAGTTAGTATATTTTCCAGAGTTTAGCCTACGTTGTGATGATCAGAAGGTTGGTTCTTTGTCAGTTGAGGTTGATTTAACATCACTGGTGGATAGGAAAATATGGCAAAGTATGGGTAAAAACAGgcaaataataatgtatgtGTTACGACCACTTCATTACGAACCTTATACCATACAGTTACCAAGTGAGATGATTAGTTCAACTCAGAAGTTGAAGTTGACTGACAACCCTATTAATAAAACCCCAATCCTTAAGGTGGAAGCGGTGCAGCCAATAAGGTTTGGCACTTCGTGGAAGTACTTTGTGGGAGTTAAGATCTCTGGTGAGATGGGTTCAACACTCGTATCTTACAAATCCTTGTTTATAGAATTACCTTCAAAGGGGAGGACGATTAACCACATCACTAAGCTTCTGAAGACTTTCACCAACGCCTCTTTCATAGACCAGAACTCGCTTCAACTGAGGCTCAACGCCGTTAAAGAAACTAACAGTAAGGCTGAAGCCGAAAAATTCCTGATTGAATGCACAAAATTGGCACAAAAATGGGCAgatgaaaattaatattcttaccatacacatttatactatgtatacATGTATGTGCATAATGGTATgagtataatagtgtgtatCTGTGcgataaaatattatcgGGAGTCCTGAAGTTATAAGATTACAATAACGAAGTTGAATAGCAAATTATATGTTACATTAGTGTTTAAGTGAGAGAAAGGCGTTTTTGGTTTCCTGGTTATTCATTTCATAGGGGTTGAAGTAGTGAGGCGCCAACTCCATCAACCACTCGCCCTTGATCTCTGTGACTGTCCTGATGTAGTTTTTGGAAGTGTAGATGAATTCATGGTAAATAACCCACTGAGGAGTGTGTTGCAAAGTTGTTGATGGATGTAACGCAACAGCCTGGTTATCCTTCACCAACAAGTAATGCCCCCTACTACTCTTGTAAGCAACCTGCTGGAAAAATCCCTTCACTAATCCCTTTACCACAGAACTCAAATCTTTATCTTTACTTTCACCTGGTTTAATTATATCAGCACTGCTGGAAGGGTGGATACGTGtgagtatagtaataagtTGTTGATAGATGTTAAGAGCACTTGAAAGTGATCTCGGGTTGACGTAATTATCCTGGCAATATCTTCTTACTGAGGAACTGGTGGAACCACCGGAAGTAGAGTTAACAACTGCTTGGTACTGGTTGAAGAGATTTAAGAGTGTAATGTGATCTCCTTCCTGGGCTGCATATTGGGCCTTTGCTGCGTCAGCTTCTTTAGCATATTCTCTGGGCCTTACAAACACATTACCACAGGATAACATTGAGACAACGGCAGTAAGAGAAGTGATAGAGTTAAATTCAGGGGAGTGAACAAGTACTTTTGAGAGCTGGGGCTCGAGTGGGAACTCAGCCATGAGACTGCCAACTGAGGTAAGTTCTCCCTCGTCGTCTAGTGCGCCAAGGTAGTTTAGTTCCTCTAAAGCCCTCATCATTGTCTCAGGAGCTGGCGGATCCATAAAATCAAAGTGAACCAAGTCATCAATACCCATTTTCTTCAAACTCAAAACCACCGACGCGATGTTAGACCTCAAAATCTCGGGGTAAGTCTCCGGGACTAACTCCTTGCTGAAAGTGGACTCAGTGTAGAGTCTGAAACATTTTCCAGGCCTCGTACGACCTGCTCTTCCGGCTCTCTGTTGAGCAGATGCTTTTGAAATTGGGGAAACTAACAGGGACTCTATCCTTCCTCTGGGGTTATACACCTTCTGCTTACTGAAGCCAGGGTCAATGACATACACTACACCGTCAATTGTGATTGACGTTTCGGCTATGTTAGTTGCGATAACACACTTACGACCGTAAACAGGTTCAAAAACTTTCTGCTGTTGCGCAGGAGGAAGAGATGAGTACAGAGTCAGAATAGTCATAGGAAGCTCACAGTTTCGCCTAGCAAGTGCAGCATCAATCTCACGCCGAGCATTCTCAATCTCCTCCTCACCAGTCAGAAAGAGTAAGATATCACCTTCGGGCTCCTGCATGTGAATGTTAACAGCAGTTCTAACAGCAGCCTCAAAGTAGTCCCTCTCAGGTTCAGCAGTATAGTATATCTCAACAGGATGCATGGCTCCAGGAATCCTCAAAATGTCACATCCCCCAAAATACGCCTGGAACTTCTTTGCCTCAAGGGTAGCTGACATTATCACCAACTTCAACTCACTTCTCTGCTTTATCAAGTCCTTCAGTAACCCAAATAATACATCCGTAGCTATAGTTCTCTCATGGGCCTCATCTAACTACACACAATATAGTGATTgcataatataaaatagttaaattgtactaaaaaataatctaaatacgaataactatataaaagATACAATGACCATTCCATAGTGTGATAGCATTTTGTCGGTTGTAATTTCTTTCAAGAGCATCCCGTCGGTCATAAACCGTAACATAGTCTTTTCTGAGGATTTATCCTCAAATCTTATGGTATATCCTACCGTAGCGCCGAGTTCTACGTCCATTTCCTCGGCAACTCTGGTAGCAACCGACATTGCAGCCACACGCCGAGGCTGAGTAATTGCGATTGGCTTGAGGCCAGAAAGTCCAGCATCAAGGGCAAACTGAGTCATCTGGGTTGTTTTTCCACTACCTGTCTCTCCAACCAGAACCAAAACCTGATTCCGCTTCACAAGCTTTACAAAGTTCTTCCTGGCACTCCATGCAGGCAACTTCTTCCTCCCCTCCAACACATTGTAATAGTGTTGGCTATATGGTAAGCCGGTCCATTTATTCACATTACTCTCCAAATCATTACTTGTATAAGGTTTATGTTCAGAAACTAAGGAATCCTTCTCATTATTCAGgtttaaattgtttaaattattgcCAACAGGATTGGAATCATCAGAatctaaattttttattaattcttacataatataactatttatataatagtttagaaattaattaaattttaaaaaagcAGAATTAAGGAGGAAAATGTTAGAGAAAAGTACCTGGATTTGGAGCATCAGAGAATCTTGTTTTTCTCTTTTTAACCGGATTGTCcatgttttaaattattaaaacacCTATTTCATCCTCCatcttttaaatattagAACAACAAaagaatataattatttaattatcggggaaattgtgtttaaaatcattattatattaattgtgttgattttttaaaaaataaagtatgTGTTACTATTTGGTCCATGGAGTGAATGGccttattattttaattatgaTGTTATCAGAGGGGTCTTTGGGTTGGTAGATGATGGCGTCGAACTTCGTTACGCTTTTGATGAAGTAGAAGATGCACACAATAACCACAAACATGACGGACCAGAAAATGTTGAACAGTAAAATGTATTTGTAGAGGTCGCTCGAGTTCTTCTCGTCGATGAAACTGCTCATATCCTGCGGAATCTTTCCGTAACAACCACCCAATCCTGGTTCATCAAAGTTGAAATCTACACAAATCATATACCATCTGGGTATaactattaataattgtgttaaaGTGGCATTTCCTATCATACTAGTGTACACCTAACTAAGTAGTAGTACCGTCTTTAGTGATTGCATCTCTGTAAGCATTGCATACAGTGACATCTTCTATTGAGCATTTTGAGGTTGAATCTTTTAGTGCGAGTAGTACAATTTTCCTGGTTATCAAGTATTCTGGATGGTTACAGTTCCTTATCTCCCTAGGCGTTACATTCTCAAACACGATTTGACAAgctacacattattttactattataaATGGTATTGTATAAATGATTGTGTAGTGGTAGGTATCAGGGTAcgtatatttttatttaaaatgagtCTGCAGTTTCTAACGGCGTTGACGGCCGATTCATCAAAACGATGATCACACCATTGTTTTGGGTTAACGAAAATCCAAATGAGGCTGGAGAACTGAATTGCCAACCAAATCCACATAACAACTGCCGACACCCATGGAAGCCACTTAACAGTACAGCCAGCAAAGTGCATAAAACGACCAGTAGTCACAAACTGCCTCATCGTATAATTCGAAAACAAGTTACACATACGAGCCAAATATACCGATAACACCAATAATATAGCTATAATCATATGAAACTATGTGTGAGtagtataaatttacccGTAGTAACCGAGATAGAAATCATGAACAGGTTAATCATATTGATACTACGAGCAGAACAACTGTAATTTACAAAGAACGAATACTTcgttattaaataataaaatacagTCGTTATTAGTAATCCTATAACattatattactattatttgataattttgtatatatcATTAAGTGAATATATTAAAGCAAAatagagtaaataattgtgatTTAGTGGATTTGGGATGTGTAATTAATAGATAATAGTGATGTGTAAGAGAGAAACCGATCATTAGAATCCAACTGACAAGTTTATAGAAAAAGGAAGCGCGCCAAATATAACGACGCCTGGTCCAGTTAAACCTCAAAGAGTCGAAAATGCGACCAAATCTACCCTTAGCCTTTACTGTCCCAGTCATTTCACAATTCCACAATagattttacacatttggaTATTTTCgattaatttacattttcttacaaaatcaaatacaatttttatgttaattaaatttagaaaactttattttttaaaaaattcagTATAAAAAAATTGTCCAGTCAAATAatcacacattttttaaaatttttatttataaaataaattaagaataataagtcataaaaaatgtaaaaaataggaaaattaataaatttaaggtGAGTAATGTTATTATCGGATGGGGACAGAatatatctaaaaattattagaataataaatttaaataatgttagtTTGCATGAATTGAggtaaatttgtataataatgatgtTGGTATGGCAATTCAAACTCGTTCAAGTCATGATTCAGGAGGAAAAGATCTTAAAAATTCCATCTTCCCTAACCAAATCGTCCATAAACCTCCTAGTTCCCGGAGGAACACTACCAACAATGTAAGAAGTAGTGATCCTTCAGGAGTAGAATATGAAATTGGTGATAATTGGGGCAAATACGAGATTTTACAAACAAAATGgttaaaatgtattttatcaGTTGATTTACAAAATGAAAATGCCAATATTCCTGTTAGCAAGCAGTTGCGATTTCTCAACAATGCTATTAAATATGTTCTTCGAAGTATTCCCAATCAACAACGTATCTAACAGCCTAGAcgatttaattaattactTAACTCTTACAATATTACCACCAAATTAGATTTGTATTTCCTAATATCATCATTAACATCATTTAGGctgtaaattttttataatttttctgaaaaaatatgaaaaagaTGCTGAATTTATAGACCGTTTgtatgtaattttaattcgTTGGTTTTTCTGTTTTAAGTACAAATTTCGTCTTTCAGAATTTCCATCATtaggtaattttttcataaattactttatttaacagttatatataatgaTATAGGGTGTGTATCAGTGCTTAGTAGTATTTTTTGGTCTATTTGCGCTATTGGCACTTTGTTCacaaatttcattttaactCTATGTAATAGCTATAACTCAATGAATTCGGTTGTAATGGGACTGATTGGGTATGAGTCTGAGATAAATTCAGACAATCAGTTGTATATTAGTGACCAGGACattttaaagttgtttccacttttttcaaaatttcaGACAAACGAATTCTCTCCTACTTTTCACCAACTTTTTACCTCATTTCTGcttaaattatattgtAAGATTAGCTTAAAGACGGATAATAGTTCCCATAACTTGGAcaaattaatgtgtaaaataaacgagtatgaaattaattCAGTAACTGATgttaatatatacataatgtTGCTGGATCtgtattgtaaattatcgTTAAATGTAGAGGGGTTGGAAAGTTTTATCCCTTTACATGGGCCTGCAACAGTGTATTCGAACCTTCTAAAGCAGTTTAAATCTGATGATAAGATGAGTAATGAAGTGGTCAAGGgaataatatattcattttCGAGATTTTTAACTCGTCTGTTCCCGAAATACAACTCAGTGAGTTCTGTTCCAGACagtgttttaattttaattcagtcatatttaattatagaACAGGAGAATAGCGTAAATAATTGGGATGATGAGTGTGTATTTGAAACCCTCAAAAGTGTATTAATAAATCATGAATTGGGAAGAGAAATATTAAAGAAATTAAGGATAAACTTTAACTATTACAGTAGTAATTTGCCATTAGAAGGCGAATCAATAGACTtgatcaattttatatacgAAGGTATAATAAAGA harbors:
- a CDS encoding Helicase associated domain (HA2) family protein; translated protein: MDNPVKKRKTRFSDAPNPDSDDSNPVGNNLNNLNLNNEKDSLVSEHKPYTSNDLESNVNKWTGLPYSQHYYNVLEGRKKLPAWSARKNFVKLVKRNQVLVLVGETGSGKTTQMTQFALDAGLSGLKPIAITQPRRVAAMSVATRVAEEMDVELGATVGYTIRFEDKSSEKTMLRFMTDGMLLKEITTDKMLSHYGMVILDEAHERTIATDVLFGLLKDLIKQRSELKLVIMSATLEAKKFQAYFGGCDILRIPGAMHPVEIYYTAEPERDYFEAAVRTAVNIHMQEPEGDILLFLTGEEEIENARREIDAALARRNCELPMTILTLYSSLPPAQQQKVFEPVYGRKCVIATNIAETSITIDGVVYVIDPGFSKQKVYNPRGRIESLLVSPISKASAQQRAGRAGRTRPGKCFRLYTESTFSKELVPETYPEILRSNIASVVLSLKKMGIDDLVHFDFMDPPAPETMMRALEELNYLGALDDEGELTSVGSLMAEFPLEPQLSKVLVHSPEFNSITSLTAVVSMLSCGNVFVRPREYAKEADAAKAQYAAQEGDHITLLNLFNQYQAVVNSTSGGSTSSSVRRYCQDNYVNPRSLSSALNIYQQLITILTRIHPSSSADIIKPGESKDKDLSSVVKGLVKGFFQQVAYKSSRGHYLLVKDNQAVALHPSTTLQHTPQWVIYHEFIYTSKNYIRTVTEIKGEWLMELAPHYFNPYEMNNQETKNAFLSLKH
- a CDS encoding putative integral membrane protein, whose product is MTGTVKAKGRFGRIFDSLRFNWTRRRYIWRASFFYKLVSWILMIGLLITTVFYYLITKYSFFVNYSCSARSINMINLFMISISVTTAILLVLSVYLARMCNLFSNYTMRQFVTTGRFMHFAGCTVKWLPWVSAVVMWIWLAIQFSSLIWIFVNPKQWCDHRFDESAVNAVRNCRLILNKNIPCQIVFENVTPREIRNCNHPEYLITRKIVLLALKDSTSKCSIEDVTVCNAYRDAITKDDFNFDEPGLGGCYGKIPQDMSSFIDEKNSSDLYKYILLFNIFWSVMFVVIVCIFYFIKSVTKFDAIIYQPKDPSDNIIIKIIRPFTPWTK